One genomic window of Mogibacterium diversum includes the following:
- a CDS encoding phage portal protein, whose protein sequence is MAYRGIGYLRNKLSIKRGRVKTRYMYYAMKHNVPDFGISTPPKLRNMMSTLGWCGKAVDSIADRLVFREFADDTFDINGIYQANNSDVLFDSAILGALIASCSFIYISADEEGFPRLQVINGDDATGILDPVTNMLTEGYAVLKRDDSGIPQIEAYFTAESTIIYDKQSGAEVYDNPAPYPLLVPIIYRSDADRPFGRSRISRACMSILASASRTVKRSEISAEFFSFPQKWVTGLSPDTEILDKWSAAMSAMFAITSSSGRNESEPKFGQFTQQSMQPHNDQLKMFASLFAGETGLTMDDLGFVTDNPSSQEAIKASHETLRLYAKKAQRNFGTGFLNAGYLAACVRDNFAYKRRAVYKTTPKWEPVFEPDAAMLSSIGDGAIKINQAVPDYLDAEVLRDITGIASNK, encoded by the coding sequence ATGGCATATAGAGGCATAGGATATTTAAGAAATAAATTATCAATCAAGAGAGGCAGAGTTAAGACAAGATACATGTACTATGCCATGAAGCATAATGTACCAGATTTTGGAATTTCAACTCCGCCAAAGCTAAGGAATATGATGTCAACATTAGGCTGGTGCGGGAAAGCAGTAGATAGTATTGCTGATAGGCTTGTGTTTAGAGAATTTGCTGATGATACCTTTGATATAAATGGCATTTATCAGGCGAATAACAGCGATGTGCTTTTTGACAGCGCAATTTTAGGGGCTTTGATAGCATCATGCTCATTTATTTATATATCGGCAGATGAAGAGGGCTTCCCAAGACTGCAAGTAATTAATGGAGATGATGCAACTGGCATACTAGATCCCGTTACAAATATGCTCACAGAAGGCTATGCAGTGCTGAAGAGGGATGATAGCGGTATCCCTCAAATAGAAGCATATTTCACGGCAGAAAGCACAATCATTTATGACAAGCAATCAGGCGCAGAAGTATATGATAATCCAGCACCGTATCCATTGCTCGTTCCGATAATCTATCGCTCTGATGCAGATAGGCCATTTGGAAGGTCGAGGATAAGCCGGGCATGCATGTCTATCCTTGCATCTGCATCAAGAACTGTTAAACGCTCGGAAATATCAGCAGAGTTTTTCAGCTTCCCACAGAAGTGGGTGACAGGACTCAGTCCTGATACGGAAATACTAGATAAATGGAGTGCGGCAATGTCCGCAATGTTTGCGATAACAAGTTCATCAGGAAGAAACGAAAGTGAACCAAAATTTGGACAGTTCACACAGCAGTCAATGCAGCCGCATAACGACCAGCTCAAAATGTTTGCTTCGTTATTTGCTGGTGAAACAGGTTTGACTATGGATGATCTCGGGTTTGTTACTGACAATCCATCTTCGCAGGAAGCTATTAAGGCATCCCACGAGACGTTGAGACTATATGCGAAAAAGGCGCAAAGAAACTTTGGAACAGGTTTTTTGAACGCTGGATATCTAGCTGCATGTGTAAGAGATAATTTCGCATATAAACGCAGAGCGGTGTATAAAACAACACCTAAGTGGGAACCAGTATTTGAACCAGATGCAGCAATGCTGAGCAGCATTGGAGATGGAGCAATAAAGATTAATCAAGCAGTACCTGATTATCTGGATGCGGAAGTGCTAAGAGATATAACGGGAATAGCAAGTAACAAGTAA
- a CDS encoding terminase small subunit: MMTNEEKKKEAKRRYSDGYSISEIAVELEINENTLRSWKRRGEWKASASKKVVQKKEQRKAATKTLKKMLKEDSENLMQNNFLTSKQKLFCAYYCNCFNATQAYQKAYGCSRKTAGTAGYNLLKKLEIQKVIEEIQQTKLATALAKDTHVNEAQYQSAQEISESNMVEKPARGSLGVGVMQNIPRPDKNGPHRGLFEKNKKRVYATQSVCAICGHPVDFSLKYPDPMSACIDHIIPIVKGGHPSDIDNLQLAHLTCNRQKSDKLVRSDQAVPQEQTELGNRVLPQSVDWRTF; encoded by the coding sequence ATGATGACGAACGAAGAGAAAAAGAAAGAAGCTAAGAGAAGATATAGCGACGGTTATTCAATATCAGAAATAGCTGTAGAGCTAGAAATAAATGAGAACACTTTGAGGTCGTGGAAAAGACGTGGCGAATGGAAAGCTAGCGCATCAAAGAAAGTTGTGCAGAAAAAAGAACAGCGAAAGGCTGCAACAAAGACCTTAAAGAAAATGCTCAAAGAAGATTCTGAAAATCTTATGCAAAATAATTTTCTTACATCTAAGCAAAAATTATTTTGCGCATATTACTGCAATTGTTTTAATGCTACACAAGCATATCAAAAGGCATATGGATGTAGTCGTAAAACAGCAGGCACAGCCGGATACAATTTATTAAAAAAATTAGAGATTCAGAAGGTCATTGAAGAAATACAGCAAACGAAACTTGCTACTGCGCTGGCAAAAGACACACATGTTAATGAAGCTCAATACCAGTCGGCGCAAGAGATTAGTGAGTCCAATATGGTAGAGAAACCTGCACGGGGTAGCCTAGGAGTAGGGGTCATGCAAAATATACCCCGCCCTGATAAAAATGGCCCCCATAGGGGGTTGTTCGAGAAGAACAAGAAGAGGGTGTATGCCACCCAGTCAGTGTGTGCAATCTGTGGGCACCCGGTGGACTTCTCCCTTAAGTATCCAGATCCAATGTCAGCATGTATAGATCACATAATTCCAATTGTGAAAGGTGGACATCCGAGTGACATAGACAACTTGCAACTAGCTCATTTGACTTGTAATAGACAGAAATCAGATAAGCTTGTTAGAAGTGATCAAGCTGTACCACAAGAGCAGACAGAATTAGGTAACAGAGTTTTACCTCAAAGCGTGGACTGGAGAACTTTTTAA
- a CDS encoding DUF3102 domain-containing protein has product MNEITNVEYEVQKELTDKTTEELQIEVNGLYHQMEMIGNIAMMIAANAGQRLLVIKDRLNHGEFESWCESHLDFSKRKAEMMMSLAKRCEEENSLFSKTQTFADLSISKVFALLAAPEEVAVEVVENNDISEMTVRELKEEIADLKSQNTEIVELKSRIKELEQEKAEPGTSSDELEKRDKEIEELKEKLKKEKEKAKQIKSKNDEEVKKALEEARVELDREVEKAVATAKVQAKAENMKTEEELSKARAEVEKLNAAVASGEVLTAFRINVNNLQTTFNECMNQLSQMDKESAEKFKGALKKILTTELETLSK; this is encoded by the coding sequence ATGAACGAGATTACAAATGTTGAGTATGAAGTACAGAAAGAGCTGACAGATAAAACAACTGAGGAACTGCAGATAGAAGTTAATGGACTATATCACCAGATGGAGATGATAGGCAACATCGCAATGATGATTGCGGCAAATGCCGGACAGCGCCTGTTGGTGATTAAGGATAGATTAAATCATGGTGAGTTTGAATCATGGTGTGAATCACATCTAGATTTTTCCAAAAGAAAAGCAGAGATGATGATGTCTCTGGCCAAAAGATGTGAAGAAGAAAATAGCTTATTTTCAAAAACGCAAACGTTTGCGGATTTGAGCATTTCCAAGGTGTTTGCGCTTTTAGCGGCACCTGAAGAGGTAGCTGTAGAGGTGGTAGAAAACAATGATATTTCTGAAATGACTGTTAGAGAACTGAAGGAAGAAATTGCAGACCTTAAATCTCAAAATACAGAGATAGTTGAACTAAAAAGCAGAATTAAAGAGCTGGAACAAGAAAAGGCAGAACCAGGAACAAGCTCTGATGAACTCGAGAAAAGAGATAAAGAGATTGAAGAGCTGAAAGAAAAGCTGAAGAAGGAAAAAGAAAAGGCAAAGCAGATCAAGAGCAAGAATGATGAAGAGGTCAAGAAAGCTCTTGAAGAAGCAAGAGTTGAATTAGACAGGGAGGTTGAAAAGGCAGTCGCTACAGCAAAGGTCCAGGCAAAAGCTGAAAACATGAAAACTGAAGAGGAACTATCAAAGGCTAGAGCTGAGGTTGAAAAGCTCAATGCAGCTGTAGCAAGCGGAGAAGTTTTAACAGCATTTAGGATTAATGTTAACAATCTGCAGACTACATTCAATGAGTGCATGAATCAGCTTAGCCAGATGGATAAGGAATCTGCTGAAAAGTTCAAAGGAGCATTGAAGAAGATTCTTACAACTGAACTCGAAACACTATCTAAATAA
- a CDS encoding DUF1492 domain-containing protein, producing the protein MMTAKEFMNEYRRIGERITQLDNQIFDIEQTLGVKAVSYDGMPGGDSISKVTEDTAVKLATLREKQKKLRDELWKQRVKIEEAIYKLSNADHAEVLRRRYIRMQTFETIAEEMYMTERWVYILHGRALQDIANQQNYKTVQ; encoded by the coding sequence ATGATGACAGCAAAAGAATTTATGAATGAGTATCGGAGAATTGGCGAGCGAATAACACAGCTCGATAATCAGATTTTTGATATAGAACAAACGCTGGGAGTTAAGGCAGTAAGCTATGATGGAATGCCGGGCGGTGATAGTATTAGCAAGGTAACAGAGGATACAGCTGTTAAACTAGCAACTTTGAGAGAAAAGCAAAAGAAATTAAGAGACGAACTCTGGAAGCAAAGAGTTAAGATTGAAGAGGCTATCTACAAGCTGTCGAATGCAGATCATGCAGAGGTATTGCGCAGAAGATATATAAGAATGCAGACCTTTGAAACAATCGCGGAAGAAATGTATATGACTGAGAGATGGGTATACATCCTACATGGGAGAGCACTACAAGATATAGCAAACCAACAAAATTACAAAACAGTTCAGTAA
- a CDS encoding single-stranded DNA-binding protein — translation MNQVILIGRLTRDPELVYTPGNQTAVTHFSIAVDRHGTQGREKQTDFIRITTFGKQAENCDRYLHKGKQVAVNGRIQTGSYKNKEGQTIYTTDVIANNVEFLGSSQQGTPRQPDEAYSDSAPNYQEELPDGFEATEEDIPF, via the coding sequence ATGAATCAAGTAATACTGATTGGCAGATTAACAAGAGATCCAGAACTTGTGTATACACCAGGCAATCAAACTGCAGTAACACACTTTAGCATTGCAGTAGATAGACATGGAACACAAGGACGAGAGAAACAGACGGACTTCATTCGAATAACAACATTTGGTAAGCAAGCAGAGAACTGCGATAGATATCTACATAAAGGAAAGCAGGTAGCTGTGAATGGAAGAATACAAACAGGCAGCTATAAGAACAAAGAAGGACAGACGATATATACAACAGATGTAATTGCTAACAATGTAGAGTTCCTGGGTAGTAGTCAGCAAGGAACTCCAAGACAGCCAGACGAAGCATATAGCGATAGTGCACCAAACTATCAAGAAGAGCTGCCGGATGGCTTTGAAGCAACTGAAGAGGATATACCATTCTAG
- a CDS encoding MazG nucleotide pyrophosphohydrolase domain-containing protein, with protein MNMTTKEFLETANKEMSRKVWEHYGKETQKKKFIEELSELITALAKEDRRAIGEEMADVKVMIMQFENGMEIDTLPIMNYKLHRQLARIENENNNK; from the coding sequence ATGAATATGACAACAAAAGAATTTCTAGAAACTGCTAACAAAGAAATGAGCCGCAAGGTGTGGGAACACTATGGAAAAGAAACACAGAAAAAGAAATTCATTGAAGAACTATCGGAGTTAATAACAGCATTGGCCAAAGAAGATAGAAGAGCTATTGGAGAAGAAATGGCAGATGTAAAAGTTATGATAATGCAGTTTGAAAACGGAATGGAGATAGACACACTTCCAATCATGAATTACAAGCTACATAGACAGTTAGCAAGGATAGAAAACGAAAACAACAATAAATAG
- a CDS encoding rolling circle replication-associated protein — protein MLERVIRETCIAGAVIDRCIKASFPRGGKRKKKEKATSDAVKKNNDMLALKNLTRLINLNFYPGDLHTTLTYAEELSPEKANSELEKWIKRMRREYKKLDKEFYYIAVTEFKNKRIHHHVVMNYIDFQVINRQWKMGRIRCTPLDKTRNYRVLAEYLIKETQKTFREPENATKRRWKPSRNLKRPVVKREWVSISQLFQNLDDIKPLKGYEIDRDTLRKYTNPVTKLDHLEYQMVSNEAVPRLSVWRKGKKVNRNETYRKMDEMRQMDMELEDHAAVWDVL, from the coding sequence ATGTTAGAAAGAGTCATTAGAGAAACATGCATAGCCGGAGCAGTTATTGATAGATGCATAAAGGCAAGCTTCCCTCGTGGTGGAAAAAGAAAGAAAAAGGAAAAAGCTACATCGGATGCTGTAAAAAAGAATAATGACATGCTAGCGTTAAAGAATTTAACTAGACTAATTAATTTAAACTTTTATCCTGGTGATTTGCATACAACACTTACCTACGCAGAAGAGCTATCACCTGAAAAGGCTAACAGCGAATTGGAAAAGTGGATAAAGAGAATGAGACGCGAATATAAGAAACTTGATAAGGAGTTTTACTATATCGCAGTAACTGAATTTAAGAACAAGCGAATTCACCATCATGTAGTTATGAACTACATAGATTTTCAAGTAATCAATAGACAGTGGAAGATGGGAAGAATTCGCTGTACTCCATTAGATAAAACACGCAACTACAGAGTGCTTGCTGAATACTTGATTAAGGAAACACAGAAGACATTTCGAGAGCCAGAGAATGCTACAAAGCGTAGATGGAAACCAAGTCGCAACTTAAAGCGCCCAGTTGTAAAGAGAGAATGGGTATCAATAAGTCAATTGTTTCAGAATCTTGATGATATAAAACCTCTAAAGGGATATGAGATTGATAGAGATACATTACGCAAGTATACAAATCCAGTAACAAAACTAGATCATCTTGAGTATCAAATGGTATCCAATGAAGCAGTGCCAAGGCTTAGCGTATGGAGAAAAGGAAAGAAGGTTAATCGAAACGAAACGTATAGAAAGATGGATGAGATGCGTCAAATGGATATGGAACTAGAGGACCATGCAGCAGTCTGGGATGTGCTGTAG